Proteins from a genomic interval of Acidobacteriota bacterium:
- a CDS encoding ferrous iron transport protein A, with product MTLSRVDSGEVTLKAIRGGRGLRARLYSFGLTPGARFSVLRREGCGRLMIRVRDSVFALGQGMAEKMVVE from the coding sequence GTGACGCTCAGTAGAGTGGATTCCGGAGAAGTCACCCTGAAGGCCATCCGCGGAGGGCGGGGCCTCAGGGCCAGGCTCTACAGTTTCGGCCTGACGCCGGGAGCGCGGTTTTCGGTGCTGCGCCGGGAAGGCTGCGGCCGGCTCATGATCCGGGTCAGGGACAGCGTCTTCGCCCTGGGACAGGGCATGGCGGAAAAGATGGTCGTGGAGTGA
- a CDS encoding LbtU family siderophore porin, translating into MGGGARRFPRLMMCILLSPVFAAADSGDLDAAEAGFFGYLRDRVEHEGLIEFGALHRTDDSGDADSDRASEFNLTTAELALGMKFRPWIRGDVTFLYENALGCRDRNGAVDAASITLQDREKFPLSLSIGRLYVPFGAVLTRLPDDPAVDQPMTLLFGETREEAVVVALGHDDFVLSGYLFEGDIRRASGSSASFGLDGRYALPESGPVDLLLGFSYISNISSSNCLAEAVGDSAGAMMEDYVGGIGAYAEFGFAGFFASGEYLTALGRFRPEDLARADGGGARPSVWNVEAGYYWRRGLEVVLKVSGSGETERIGLARRRLGFGLNQEICRRVTASFALLGDRFHPGDVDGKDRGVAVLGQVAVRF; encoded by the coding sequence GTGGGTGGCGGAGCGCGCAGGTTCCCGCGCCTGATGATGTGCATCCTCTTGTCCCCCGTTTTTGCCGCCGCGGACTCCGGGGACCTGGATGCTGCGGAGGCCGGGTTTTTCGGATATCTCAGGGATCGCGTCGAGCATGAGGGGTTGATCGAGTTCGGAGCCCTGCACCGAACGGACGATTCAGGTGACGCGGACTCCGATCGGGCTTCGGAGTTCAACCTCACCACGGCCGAACTCGCCCTGGGGATGAAGTTCCGCCCCTGGATCCGGGGGGATGTCACCTTCCTGTACGAAAACGCTCTTGGATGCAGGGACCGGAACGGGGCGGTGGACGCGGCTTCGATCACCCTTCAGGACCGGGAAAAATTTCCGCTCTCCCTTTCCATCGGAAGGCTTTACGTGCCATTCGGGGCCGTGCTCACCCGCCTGCCCGACGATCCCGCAGTGGATCAACCGATGACGCTCCTGTTTGGCGAGACCCGGGAAGAGGCGGTGGTCGTCGCGCTCGGCCACGACGATTTTGTCCTGTCCGGCTACCTGTTCGAAGGGGACATCCGGAGGGCCTCCGGGTCCAGCGCCTCCTTCGGGCTGGACGGGCGCTACGCCCTTCCGGAGTCGGGCCCGGTGGACCTGCTGCTGGGGTTCTCCTACATCTCCAACATCTCCTCGAGCAACTGTCTCGCGGAGGCCGTCGGTGACAGCGCGGGGGCGATGATGGAGGACTATGTGGGAGGGATCGGCGCCTACGCCGAGTTCGGGTTCGCCGGATTTTTCGCCTCCGGGGAGTACCTGACGGCGCTCGGCCGCTTCCGGCCCGAAGACCTTGCGCGTGCCGACGGCGGTGGGGCAAGGCCATCGGTCTGGAATGTCGAGGCGGGATACTACTGGCGGCGGGGCCTGGAAGTGGTGTTGAAGGTCTCCGGGTCGGGGGAAACCGAAAGGATCGGGCTGGCCCGCAGGCGCCTCGGGTTTGGGCTGAACCAGGAGATCTGCCGGCGGGTGACCGCCTCCTTCGCCCTGCTCGGCGACCGCTTCCACCCCGGGGACGTCGACGGGAAAGACCGGGGGGTCGCCGTCCTCGGTCAGGTCGCAGTCCGTTTCTAG
- a CDS encoding ferrous iron transport protein A, with product MGRILLRRMKENQSGVITAVRVKGELGRRIRDMGLVPGTAVKVCGRAPLYDPVALKVRGFTLSLRNNEADHIEVEVG from the coding sequence ATGGGAAGGATCCTGCTGCGGCGGATGAAGGAGAACCAGTCGGGCGTCATCACCGCGGTCCGGGTGAAGGGGGAGCTGGGGCGGCGGATCCGGGACATGGGACTGGTCCCGGGGACGGCGGTGAAGGTCTGCGGGCGCGCTCCCCTTTACGATCCCGTAGCCCTGAAGGTGCGGGGCTTCACCCTCTCGCTGCGTAACAACGAGGCCGACCACATCGAAGTGGAGGTGGGGTAG
- the feoB gene encoding ferrous iron transport protein B gives MKATIALAGNPNSGKTTLFNALTGARQHVGNYPGVTVETKEGVCASGGDELRIVDLPGTYSLTAYSLEEIVTRDFLTGRKPDVVVDVVDASNLERNLYLTVQFLEMGLPLVLCLNMVDAARNRGIDVDAHRLSELLGVEVVPAVARTGKGKEELLGAAVRKVRASSAREPLVISYGNDLDEALGDMEALIRSRAFLPGAGPARWVALKFLEEDAEILKQGEASDPAAAALLRETAARVATHLARTLDIEPEALISDQRYGYIHALLREGVVRRQHEENRMYVSDRIDRFLTHRLLGPLVMLAVVMGLYRFMFTYSERPVEWVEAIFAWLGRLASAHLPAGMLRSLVVSGVIDGVGGVLSFVPLILLMFFGIALLEDSGYLARVAYMLDRVFRIFGLHGNSVMAFIVAGGIAGGCAVPGVMAARTLRSPRERLATLLTVPFMNCGAKLPVFAVLIAAFFAEARETVMLTITLISWAGALLAAKLLRSTVIRGPATPFVMELPPYRVPTLRGLLIHTWERTWQYIKKAGTVILAIAIVLWAMMTFPALSDSHYERFERERAVIPASASTERAGELEAVGRAEAEAALRYSVAGRIGGALERVTRWAGFDWRTNIALLGGFGAKEVVVSTLGTAYSLGEVDPAESGGLAERLAANPEWNRAVAWSLIIFTIFYAPCSVTVVCIVREAGSWKWGAFSVLFNTAVAFALAVLVYQAGVALGAG, from the coding sequence GTGAAGGCGACCATCGCCCTGGCGGGCAACCCCAACTCGGGCAAAACGACCCTTTTCAACGCGCTGACCGGCGCACGCCAGCACGTGGGGAACTACCCCGGGGTGACCGTCGAGACCAAGGAGGGGGTCTGCGCCAGCGGGGGAGACGAACTGCGTATCGTGGACCTCCCCGGGACCTACTCGCTGACGGCCTATTCCCTCGAGGAGATCGTCACCCGCGATTTCCTGACCGGCCGTAAGCCCGACGTGGTCGTGGACGTCGTGGATGCCTCTAACCTGGAGCGGAACCTCTACCTGACGGTGCAATTCCTCGAAATGGGGCTGCCCCTCGTCCTCTGCCTCAACATGGTCGATGCGGCCCGCAACCGCGGGATCGACGTGGACGCGCACAGGCTCTCCGAACTGCTGGGGGTCGAGGTGGTTCCGGCCGTGGCCCGCACCGGGAAAGGGAAGGAGGAACTGCTGGGCGCCGCCGTCCGCAAGGTGCGCGCCAGCTCCGCCCGCGAGCCCCTCGTCATCTCCTACGGCAACGACCTGGACGAGGCGCTCGGGGACATGGAGGCGCTGATCCGTTCGCGCGCCTTCCTACCGGGGGCCGGCCCGGCGCGCTGGGTGGCGCTGAAGTTCCTCGAGGAGGACGCCGAGATCCTGAAGCAGGGGGAAGCGAGCGACCCCGCCGCGGCGGCATTGCTGCGGGAGACGGCCGCCCGGGTGGCGACCCACCTGGCCCGCACGCTCGACATCGAGCCCGAGGCGCTGATTTCGGACCAGCGCTACGGTTACATCCACGCCCTGCTCCGCGAGGGCGTCGTGCGGCGTCAGCATGAGGAGAACCGGATGTACGTCTCCGACCGGATCGACCGTTTCCTGACCCACCGACTGCTGGGCCCGCTGGTCATGCTGGCGGTGGTGATGGGGCTCTACCGCTTCATGTTCACCTACAGCGAGCGGCCGGTGGAATGGGTGGAAGCGATCTTCGCCTGGCTCGGCCGCCTGGCCTCGGCGCATCTTCCCGCGGGGATGCTCCGCTCGCTCGTGGTCTCGGGCGTTATCGACGGGGTGGGAGGAGTGCTGAGCTTCGTTCCCCTGATCCTGCTCATGTTCTTCGGCATCGCCCTGCTCGAGGACTCGGGGTACCTGGCCCGGGTGGCCTACATGCTGGACCGCGTGTTCCGCATCTTCGGATTGCATGGGAATTCGGTCATGGCCTTCATCGTGGCCGGGGGGATCGCCGGGGGGTGCGCCGTCCCCGGGGTGATGGCGGCCCGCACCCTGCGCTCGCCGCGGGAGCGGCTGGCCACGCTGCTGACGGTCCCCTTCATGAACTGCGGCGCGAAGCTCCCGGTCTTCGCCGTGCTGATCGCGGCTTTTTTCGCCGAGGCCAGGGAGACGGTCATGCTGACGATCACCCTGATCTCCTGGGCGGGAGCGCTCCTGGCCGCAAAACTGCTGCGCTCGACCGTCATCCGGGGCCCGGCCACCCCCTTCGTCATGGAACTCCCCCCCTACCGGGTCCCGACCCTGAGGGGACTGCTGATCCACACCTGGGAGCGGACGTGGCAGTACATCAAGAAGGCGGGCACGGTGATCCTCGCCATCGCCATCGTCCTCTGGGCCATGATGACGTTCCCCGCGCTTTCGGATTCGCACTACGAAAGGTTCGAGAGGGAACGGGCGGTCATTCCCGCTTCGGCTTCCACGGAGAGGGCGGGAGAACTCGAGGCGGTCGGCCGGGCCGAGGCGGAGGCCGCGCTCAGGTATTCGGTGGCCGGCCGCATCGGCGGCGCCCTCGAGCGGGTCACGCGCTGGGCGGGGTTCGACTGGCGCACCAACATCGCGCTCCTGGGGGGATTCGGCGCCAAGGAGGTGGTGGTGTCGACCCTGGGGACCGCCTACTCCCTCGGGGAGGTGGACCCGGCAGAGAGCGGGGGGCTGGCCGAAAGGCTGGCGGCCAACCCGGAATGGAACCGCGCGGTCGCCTGGAGCCTCATCATCTTCACCATATTTTATGCCCCCTGCTCCGTCACCGTGGTCTGCATCGTCCGGGAGGCCGGGTCGTGGAAATGGGGCGCCTTCTCGGTCCTCTTCAACACCGCCGTCGCCTTTGCGCTGGCCGTCCTCGTGTATCAGGCCGGCGTGGCCCTGGGAGCCGGATGA
- a CDS encoding FeoB-associated Cys-rich membrane protein, which translates to MMEIFLVVLIVALAAGWLFRRIRRSVRHPVCSGCGGCSRAGSRSAPVRPPAGRSHTRPEALEPPADGKDLPSRKEMSYNGGQ; encoded by the coding sequence ATGATGGAAATCTTTCTCGTCGTGCTCATTGTCGCCCTGGCCGCGGGCTGGCTTTTCCGGAGGATCCGTCGCAGCGTCCGGCACCCGGTCTGCAGCGGATGCGGCGGATGCTCCCGGGCCGGGAGCCGGTCTGCGCCCGTCCGCCCCCCCGCGGGCCGATCCCATACGCGGCCCGAGGCCCTGGAGCCACCGGCGGACGGTAAAGATTTGCCGTCGCGGAAGGAAATGTCCTACAATGGCGGCCAATGA
- a CDS encoding radical SAM protein → MRIQIIQPAHYRSPSDRTLHRTRKRSVVNLTLPYLAALTPREWDVTLIDEQLDEVDFAAAVDLVALSCWTMNSLRAYEIADRFRERGVPVIMGGPHTFFHAEEALGHCDAVGLGEGESIWPRMLADAAAGTLGRVYRAESYHDLARLPLPRYELIDLKRYDLLKTYSVQSSRGCPFRCEFCSERMYLGERYRTRPAGEVVEEIRHTRSKDILFADSNFAGDLPHAMELMEALIPLKLRWSALWSAHLCRNDAFMDLARRSGLLHLNIGMESIDPETLASMNKKANKVEEYERILEGLRRRGISYSLNFIFGWDTETEAVFDATLRFLMDHKVPAAYFNILTPDKGTPLYDRMLEEGRILDVDALGRWPGDRCLIRPKHFTPEGLEQGVRDMYVRFYTYGSMLRRLPPPVTARNIASWVINFSQRKMARAEGMESFDDF, encoded by the coding sequence ATGAGAATTCAAATCATTCAGCCCGCGCATTACCGGTCCCCGTCGGACCGGACGCTGCACCGCACCCGGAAAAGGAGCGTGGTCAACCTGACCCTCCCCTACCTGGCGGCCCTGACGCCGCGGGAGTGGGACGTCACCCTGATCGACGAGCAGCTCGACGAGGTCGACTTCGCCGCCGCCGTCGACCTGGTGGCCCTCTCCTGTTGGACCATGAACTCGCTCCGGGCCTATGAAATCGCCGACCGGTTCCGGGAGCGGGGGGTCCCCGTGATCATGGGGGGGCCCCATACCTTCTTCCACGCCGAGGAGGCCCTCGGGCACTGCGACGCCGTCGGGCTGGGGGAAGGGGAGTCGATCTGGCCCCGCATGCTGGCCGACGCCGCGGCCGGGACTCTCGGGCGGGTCTACCGCGCCGAGTCCTACCACGACCTTGCCCGTCTGCCGCTCCCGCGCTACGAACTGATCGACCTCAAGCGCTACGACCTGCTCAAGACCTATTCGGTGCAGTCCTCCCGGGGATGCCCCTTCCGGTGCGAGTTCTGTTCCGAGCGGATGTACCTTGGGGAGCGCTACCGCACCCGGCCCGCCGGCGAGGTCGTCGAGGAGATCCGCCACACGCGGTCGAAGGACATCCTCTTCGCCGACAGCAACTTCGCCGGCGATTTGCCCCACGCGATGGAGCTGATGGAGGCCCTCATCCCCCTGAAGCTCCGCTGGTCCGCCCTCTGGAGCGCCCACCTTTGCCGAAACGACGCCTTCATGGACCTGGCCCGGCGGAGCGGGCTGCTGCACCTGAATATCGGGATGGAGAGCATCGACCCGGAAACGCTCGCCTCGATGAACAAGAAGGCAAACAAGGTAGAGGAGTACGAGCGGATCCTGGAAGGCCTGCGCAGGCGGGGCATCAGCTATTCGCTCAATTTCATCTTCGGCTGGGACACCGAAACGGAGGCCGTATTCGACGCCACGCTCCGTTTTCTGATGGACCACAAGGTCCCGGCCGCCTACTTCAACATCCTGACCCCTGACAAGGGGACCCCCCTTTACGACCGCATGCTCGAGGAAGGGCGCATCCTGGATGTCGACGCCCTGGGGCGGTGGCCGGGGGACCGGTGCCTGATCCGGCCGAAGCATTTCACCCCCGAGGGGCTGGAGCAGGGGGTTCGGGACATGTACGTCAGGTTTTACACCTACGGCTCGATGCTGCGCCGCCTCCCCCCGCCCGTCACCGCGCGCAACATCGCCTCCTGGGTCATCAATTTCTCGCAGCGGAAGATGGCGCGGGCCGAAGGGATGGAGTCGTTCGACGATTTCTGA
- a CDS encoding TonB-dependent receptor: protein MNLSKILVFIVFWALLPPRVAPAGSAVLEGMVTLGQNGRPIPSASVTLIQLGRTAMTDAGGRYRFSDLPPGEYDVVSHMHALTGQVKKIRVEAGESARADFALVLSPVRHEVTVTATGREETAFDALQSVTTVHSLRLAEQGAFGLGDTIAGEPGVHKRSFGPGSSRPVVRGFDGDRVLVLNDGLPTGTLSSQSGEHAEPVDAPNLDRVEVVKGPSTLLYGSNAIGGVVNMVTAHHLLHEHPHPGFRGHLTASGAGNSHAAAGHAGAEYGHGNWLVWGNGSRQVAGDYESPEGRVDNSRTRASAGSAGLGWYSDGPFFNLSYASNRGRLGIPYAGIFHHHHEEGEEAEGEEEVLPHLEGDVPEVDETFSWHNVRMNAGTRLRGSFLEEVKVAAGLSRWKHKELEGGSVATSFDNRLFNLRAAFTQRRAGRMEGTSGLQFSHRDYRAEGEEALSPPARGTTFALFTLQEMDLGAARLQFGGRMEHTGYSPSGLAGRSFTGFSGAAGIRLPLGENVAAVAHYTHSFRAPAIEELYNHGPHIGNLAYETGDMNLKRERSDGIDLSLRRESPRLELRADFYYYRLGDFVYLDFTGNRVHGLREARFAQQDARFIGGEAALGAALRRGVWLTGALDVVEAGLAGSGAPLPRIPPLRGKLGIDARWRALAFKPEIVMAAAQERLAPGETRTAGHTVVNLAGSFTLVRSRRMHILSLTVSNAADRLYRNHLSFIKDLAPEMGRSVKATYTLRFF, encoded by the coding sequence ATGAACCTGTCGAAAATCCTTGTATTCATCGTCTTCTGGGCGCTTCTGCCCCCCCGGGTCGCGCCGGCCGGATCGGCCGTCCTCGAGGGAATGGTCACCCTCGGGCAGAACGGCCGGCCGATTCCCTCGGCCTCCGTGACCCTCATCCAACTCGGCCGGACCGCGATGACGGATGCCGGGGGGCGCTACCGCTTCTCCGACCTCCCCCCGGGCGAATACGATGTCGTGAGCCACATGCACGCGTTGACAGGGCAGGTGAAAAAGATCCGCGTCGAGGCGGGGGAGAGCGCGCGGGCTGATTTCGCCCTCGTCCTTTCCCCGGTGCGGCACGAGGTCACGGTGACGGCGACGGGGAGGGAGGAGACCGCCTTCGACGCCCTTCAGTCGGTCACGACGGTTCATTCCCTGCGCCTGGCCGAGCAGGGGGCTTTCGGCCTGGGGGACACGATCGCGGGGGAACCGGGCGTCCACAAGCGCAGTTTCGGCCCGGGCAGCTCGCGTCCCGTCGTGCGCGGGTTCGACGGCGACCGGGTCCTGGTCCTGAACGACGGCCTCCCGACCGGGACCCTTTCCTCGCAGTCGGGCGAACACGCCGAACCGGTGGATGCGCCGAACCTGGACCGGGTCGAGGTGGTCAAGGGCCCCTCCACCCTCCTTTACGGAAGCAACGCCATTGGAGGGGTGGTGAACATGGTGACGGCCCACCACCTGCTCCACGAGCACCCCCACCCCGGGTTCCGGGGCCACCTGACGGCGTCGGGCGCCGGGAACTCCCACGCCGCCGCCGGGCACGCCGGGGCCGAGTACGGCCACGGAAACTGGCTGGTCTGGGGGAACGGTTCACGTCAGGTCGCGGGCGATTACGAAAGCCCCGAGGGGAGGGTGGACAATTCCAGGACCCGCGCGAGTGCGGGGAGCGCCGGTCTGGGGTGGTATTCCGACGGCCCCTTCTTCAACCTGAGTTACGCCTCCAACCGGGGGCGCCTCGGGATCCCCTATGCGGGGATCTTCCATCATCACCACGAAGAGGGGGAGGAAGCAGAGGGGGAGGAGGAGGTGCTCCCCCATCTGGAGGGGGACGTCCCCGAAGTGGATGAAACCTTCTCCTGGCACAACGTCCGTATGAACGCGGGGACCCGCCTCCGGGGATCCTTCCTGGAGGAGGTCAAGGTCGCCGCCGGCCTGAGCCGCTGGAAGCACAAGGAACTGGAAGGTGGAAGCGTGGCCACCTCCTTCGACAACAGGCTGTTCAACCTCCGCGCCGCCTTCACCCAGCGCCGCGCGGGGCGCATGGAAGGAACCTCGGGGCTGCAGTTCTCCCACCGTGACTACCGGGCGGAGGGGGAGGAGGCGCTCTCCCCCCCCGCCAGGGGGACGACCTTTGCCCTCTTCACCCTGCAGGAGATGGATCTCGGCGCCGCCCGGCTGCAGTTCGGCGGCAGGATGGAGCACACCGGTTATTCCCCCTCCGGGCTTGCGGGCCGGTCCTTCACCGGCTTTTCGGGAGCCGCCGGCATCCGCCTGCCCCTGGGCGAAAACGTGGCCGCCGTGGCGCACTACACCCATTCCTTCAGGGCGCCCGCGATCGAGGAGCTCTACAACCACGGCCCCCACATCGGCAACCTCGCCTATGAAACCGGGGACATGAACCTGAAGCGGGAGCGATCCGACGGGATCGACCTGTCGCTGAGGCGCGAAAGTCCCCGGCTGGAGCTCCGCGCCGATTTCTACTACTACCGCCTCGGCGATTTCGTCTATCTCGATTTCACCGGCAACCGGGTCCACGGGCTGCGGGAGGCTCGGTTCGCCCAGCAGGACGCCCGTTTCATCGGGGGTGAAGCGGCGCTTGGCGCGGCGCTGCGGCGGGGGGTATGGCTGACGGGCGCCCTCGACGTCGTCGAGGCAGGGCTGGCAGGCTCCGGCGCCCCGCTCCCCCGGATCCCCCCGCTCCGGGGGAAGCTGGGCATCGACGCGCGCTGGCGCGCCCTCGCCTTCAAACCCGAAATCGTCATGGCGGCCGCCCAGGAGCGCCTCGCCCCGGGCGAGACCCGCACGGCGGGCCACACGGTCGTCAACCTGGCGGGATCGTTCACGCTGGTGCGGTCCCGCCGGATGCACATCCTGTCGCTCACCGTCTCCAACGCGGCCGACCGTCTCTACCGCAACCACCTTTCCTTCATCAAGGACCTCGCACCCGAAATGGGGCGCAGCGTGAAGGCCACCTACACCCTGCGCTTTTTCTGA
- a CDS encoding ABC transporter ATP-binding protein — MVLTMDMIVKTVDLGKTYGKTQALGRLTLDIRRGEIYGLIGPNGAGKTTTLALLAGLVRPSSGRAWIGGVEVLPGDGRTAALTGFASPQFPLLDYLTGREILTACGRLHRLDRSEVARRTGELLEMLEIDAAADRYIGRYSLGMKQKIALGCALIHAPEVCLLDEPFLGLDPAAVFRLLGLFRRMASGGRTLILSSHDMGRMERLCDRVGILHQGLLQREIGLAPAGAGRVPPPPPELESALWEVAGGPGERELSWI, encoded by the coding sequence ATGGTTCTGACTATGGACATGATCGTGAAGACCGTCGACCTCGGCAAGACCTACGGGAAAACGCAAGCCCTGGGGAGGCTCACGCTGGACATCCGCAGAGGGGAGATCTACGGCCTGATCGGTCCCAACGGAGCGGGCAAGACGACGACGCTCGCCCTCCTGGCGGGCCTCGTCCGCCCCTCCTCGGGGAGGGCGTGGATCGGCGGGGTGGAAGTCCTGCCCGGGGACGGCAGGACGGCGGCGCTGACGGGCTTCGCCTCGCCCCAGTTCCCGCTGCTCGACTACCTGACCGGGCGCGAGATCCTGACCGCCTGCGGGCGGCTGCACCGGCTGGACCGTTCCGAAGTCGCCCGGCGCACCGGCGAACTCCTGGAGATGCTGGAGATCGACGCCGCCGCGGACCGGTACATCGGCCGGTATTCGCTCGGAATGAAGCAGAAGATCGCCCTCGGCTGCGCCCTGATCCACGCCCCGGAGGTCTGCCTGTTGGATGAGCCCTTCCTGGGCCTCGACCCGGCGGCCGTCTTCCGCCTGCTCGGCCTGTTCCGGCGCATGGCTTCCGGCGGGCGCACCCTCATCCTGTCGTCCCACGACATGGGGCGCATGGAGCGGCTGTGCGACCGGGTGGGGATCCTCCACCAGGGTCTGCTGCAGCGCGAAATCGGACTCGCCCCCGCCGGTGCGGGGAGAGTGCCCCCTCCCCCCCCGGAACTGGAATCGGCGCTGTGGGAAGTCGCGGGGGGGCCGGGGGAGCGGGAACTCTCCTGGATCTGA
- a CDS encoding M23 family metallopeptidase — translation MVATLRISSRDMVALKVRAGGRPGAELPARLYQILPAEGLALLATLPAGAAAVSIPAGRGYPILGAPEAVPDGGVIVYVRKPNRRYEAESVLFDGGTFDLGYFVDVARRRLEETEGMPVPVSGRYVRFRPSRGEWDGILRDGGYAVPGGTVAGPDPGGGSGIELRVPVWRGSRPGARDELPVFSRVEVKDAAEGGAWIGFDAWRRARASRARLPETMVPRFARWVERLAAEAGVRSWHFRRGMLFGECAEWWGECSRRRTAHEGIDFAEGDTGSGLRPIPEGLPVHPLAEGETIAFLDDFLGTTVVVRHPDSVRENGEVFHTLLSHLDAGEARPGRVDEERVVGRVGRSKGAGAPAHLHLAGAWIPRTLDPAAITIDDIHPGFAPIVLADFNPLVRRHPLCRAQEGLARG, via the coding sequence ATGGTCGCCACGCTGCGCATTTCCTCGAGGGACATGGTTGCCCTGAAGGTGAGGGCCGGGGGGCGGCCCGGGGCGGAGCTTCCTGCTCGCCTTTACCAGATACTCCCTGCCGAGGGGCTGGCGCTGCTGGCCACCCTCCCCGCCGGAGCGGCGGCAGTGTCGATCCCCGCGGGACGCGGATACCCGATCCTCGGGGCTCCCGAAGCGGTTCCTGATGGGGGGGTGATCGTCTATGTCCGGAAGCCCAACCGGCGCTACGAGGCCGAGTCCGTGCTGTTTGACGGGGGGACGTTCGACCTCGGGTATTTCGTCGATGTCGCGCGCCGGCGGCTGGAGGAAACCGAAGGGATGCCGGTCCCCGTTTCCGGGAGATATGTCCGGTTTCGGCCCTCGCGCGGGGAGTGGGACGGCATCCTGCGGGATGGCGGTTACGCGGTGCCGGGCGGCACGGTGGCGGGGCCCGACCCGGGGGGCGGGAGCGGGATCGAGCTCCGGGTCCCGGTCTGGCGCGGAAGCCGTCCCGGGGCGCGGGATGAGCTGCCGGTCTTCTCCCGGGTGGAAGTGAAGGATGCGGCCGAAGGGGGCGCCTGGATCGGTTTCGATGCCTGGCGCCGCGCCCGGGCCTCGAGGGCCCGGCTGCCCGAGACCATGGTTCCCCGATTCGCGCGATGGGTCGAACGGCTCGCGGCCGAAGCGGGGGTGCGCTCCTGGCATTTCCGGCGGGGAATGCTTTTTGGAGAATGCGCCGAGTGGTGGGGGGAGTGTTCGCGGCGCCGGACGGCGCACGAGGGGATCGATTTCGCCGAAGGGGACACCGGCTCCGGGCTGCGTCCGATCCCGGAGGGGCTCCCGGTCCACCCCCTGGCGGAAGGGGAGACGATCGCCTTCCTCGACGACTTCCTGGGGACGACGGTCGTGGTGCGCCACCCCGACAGCGTGCGGGAAAACGGGGAGGTCTTTCATACCCTGCTGAGCCACCTCGATGCCGGGGAGGCCCGGCCGGGCCGGGTGGATGAAGAGCGGGTGGTCGGGCGGGTGGGCCGGTCGAAAGGGGCCGGGGCTCCCGCGCACCTGCACCTGGCCGGGGCCTGGATCCCGCGGACGCTCGATCCCGCAGCGATCACGATCGATGACATCCACCCCGGTTTCGCCCCGATCGTGCTCGCCGATTTCAACCCGCTCGTGCGCCGTCACCCGCTGTGCCGGGCGCAGGAGGGGCTGGCACGGGGTTAG
- a CDS encoding CPBP family intramembrane metalloprotease yields the protein MTVSLPGYLLLLAVGVLLPLRSWLSLRKNPLGAPIEVPKAKRYRVGISLTLLQAAFALWVALDNRLQPLFGSFRLDAATVLGTLALLALSLGLLRWMVRHRSAGWRMRFYSILPETARQRVVWVFICMIVAVAEEVLYRAVLWGLLQRLTGDYWISAVLASLVFALNHLVQGWISTGTIFVIGFGFHLLVHVSGGLYAAVAAHFIYDLSAGLCYSGAARKESRSARSMETAPQAAP from the coding sequence ATGACCGTCAGCCTGCCCGGATACCTGCTCCTCCTCGCCGTCGGCGTGCTCCTGCCGCTGCGCAGCTGGCTCTCCCTGCGCAAGAACCCCCTCGGCGCGCCGATCGAAGTCCCCAAGGCGAAAAGATACCGGGTCGGCATCTCCCTCACCCTCCTGCAGGCGGCCTTCGCCCTCTGGGTGGCGCTGGACAACCGCCTGCAGCCGCTCTTCGGCTCCTTCCGCCTCGACGCGGCCACCGTGCTGGGCACCCTGGCCCTGCTGGCCCTCTCGCTGGGGCTCCTGCGGTGGATGGTGCGGCACCGGTCGGCCGGCTGGAGGATGCGGTTCTACTCCATCCTGCCCGAAACGGCCCGGCAGCGGGTCGTCTGGGTCTTCATCTGCATGATCGTGGCCGTGGCGGAGGAGGTGCTGTACCGGGCCGTTCTCTGGGGCCTTCTCCAGCGGCTGACGGGAGACTACTGGATCTCGGCCGTTCTCGCTTCCCTCGTGTTCGCCCTCAACCACCTCGTGCAGGGGTGGATCAGCACCGGCACGATCTTCGTCATCGGGTTCGGCTTCCATCTCCTGGTCCATGTCTCGGGAGGGCTGTACGCCGCCGTCGCCGCCCACTTCATCTACGACCTGTCGGCCGGCCTCTGCTACAGCGGCGCCGCCCGGAAGGAATCACGCTCCGCCCGATCGATGGAAACCGCTCCGCAGGCCGCCCCCTGA